A DNA window from Hevea brasiliensis isolate MT/VB/25A 57/8 chromosome 2, ASM3005281v1, whole genome shotgun sequence contains the following coding sequences:
- the LOC110660625 gene encoding ATP-dependent helicase BRM isoform X1 yields MQSAGGGGGGPSRVGPAGRAASTSSAASPSSSSSAVSTPQLGFDSVQQQQQQQIGSRQALQHQLLRKPEGNETLLAYQAGAFQGVMGGGNFASSPGSMQMPQQSRKFFDLAQQHASSQDGQNRNQAVEQQVLNPVHQAYLQFALQQQKSVLAMQSQQVAKMGMLGPATSKDQDVRMGNLKMQELMSMQAANQAQASSSKISSENFSRGEKLMEQAQEQVSEQRNEQKPPTQPPIIGQLMASNVIRPMQAPQPQQSIQNIANNQLAMAAQLQAMQAWAHERNIDLSLPANANLMAQLIPLMQSRMAAQQKANESSAGPQASPVPVSMSKHQVGSPPVASESSPHANSSSDASGQSGPPKVRQIVPSTPFGPSSNAGLVSSTNNLAGQQLAFHSRENQVPPRKGVVLGNGMPSMHPPPSSANMSQGADQTLPAKNALNSPENLQTQHMKQLSRSSLQSAGSSNDGGSSNHFPSLGGPGVQMAQPHVGFTKQQLHVLKAQILAFRRLKKGEGTLPQELLRAIAPPPLELQLQQQLLPAGGVNQDRSGGKFAEDQARHLESNEKKSQAKPSVSGQNVAKEEAFAGDEKATVSASHMQATIAVIKEPTTSVAAGKEEQQTATFSVKSDQEVERSLQKTPVKSDITADKGKAVAQQFPVADAAQAKKPAQASTPPQSKDVVSARKYHGPLFDFPFFTRKHDSIGSSGMINTNNNLTLAYDVKDLLFEEGMEVLKKKRSENLKKINGLLAVNLERKRIRPDLVLRLQIEEKKLRLLDLQARLRDEVDQQQQEIMAMPDRPYRKFVRLCERQRMEQARQVQASQKAMRDKQLKSIFQWRKKLLEAHWAIRDARTARNRGVAKYHERMLREFSKRKDDDRNKRMEALKNNDVERYREMLLEQQTSIPGDAAERYTVLSSFLTQTEEYLHKLGSKITAAKNQQEVEEAANAAATAARLQGLSEEEVRVAAACAGEEVMIRNRFMEMNAPRDSSSVSKYYHLAHAVNERVIRQPSMLRAGTLRDYQLVGLQWMLSLYNNKLNGILADEMGLGKTVQVMALIAYLMEFKGNYGPHLIIVPNAVLVNWKSELHNWLPSVSCIFYVGGKDQRSKLFSQEVSAMKFNVLVTTYEFIMYDRSKLSKVDWKYIIIDEAQRMKDRESVLARDLDRYRCQRRLLLTGTPLQNDLKELWSLLNLLLPEVFDNRKAFHDWFSKPFQKEGPTHDAEDDWLETEKKVIIIHRLHQILEPFMLRRRVEDVEGSLPPKVSIVLRCRMSAIQSAIYDWIKSTGTLRVDPEDEKRRVQKNPIYQPKVYKTLNNRCMELRKACNHPLLNYPYFNDFSKDFLVRSCGKLWILDRILIKLQRTGHRVLLFSTMTKLLDILEEHLQWRRLVYRRIDGTTSLEDRESAIVDFNSPDSDCFIFLLSIRAAGRGLNLQSADTVIIYDPDPNPKNEEQAVARAHRIGQTREVKVIYMEAVVDKISSHQKEDELTSGGILDLEDDLAGKDRYMGSIESLIRNNIQQYKIDMADEVINAGRFDQRTTHEERRMTLETLLHDEERYQETVHDVPSLLEVNRMIARSEDEVELFDQMDEELDWTEEMTSYDQVPKWLRASTRDVSAAVANLSKKPSKNILFASGLGMETNEMETERKRGRPKGKKSPNYKEIDDNGEYSEASSDERNGYSAHEEEGEIREFEDDESSGAVGAPPISKDQSEDDVPVCDGGYESTRNIQMVEEGGSSGSSSDNRRMTRMVSPVSSQKFGSLSALDARPGSVTKKLPDELEEGEIAVSGDSHVDHQQSGSWIHDRDEGEDEQVLQPKIKRKRSIRVRPRQNLERPEEKSGIEAQRGDSCLMPFQVDHKYLAQLRTDTEMKTFGEPEASRHDHSESSKSRRNLPSRRIASTSKLHASPKSSRLNVQCAPAEDSENSRENWDGKVTNTSGNSLLGSKMSDVIQRRCKNVISKFQRRIDKEGQQIVPLLTDLWKKIENSGYMSGAGNNLLDLRKIEMRVDRLEYNGVMELVFDVQFMLKGAMQFYGFSHEVRSEARKVHDLFFDILKIAFPDTDFREARSALSFTSPSSAPSPRQAAIGQSKRHRLINEVEPDNSATHKPIQRGSIPAGDDTRVKVHLPKETRHGSGGSGSSREQYQQNDSPLHPGELVIRKKKRKDRDKSVVKSRTGSTGPVSPPSMGRNIMSPVPGSVPKELRMGQQNSHQQGWANQPQPSNNGGGGGGSVGWANPVKRLRTDAGKRRPSHL; encoded by the exons ATGCAATCTGCTGGGGGTGGTGGTGGCGGGCCCAGCCGGGTGGGGCCGGCTGGGCGGGCGGCGTCCACGTCATCAGCAGCATCGCCATCTTCGTCTTCCTCTGCAGTATCGACGCCACAATTAGGGTTCGACTCAGTACAGCAGCAACAGCAGCAGCAAATAGGGTCTAGACAG GCATTGCAACACCAATTACTTAGAAAACCTGAAGGCAATGAAACCCTTCTAGCTTATCAAGCTGGTGCTTTTCAAGGAGTTATGGGAGGAGGCAATTTTGCTTCATCTCCAGGTTCAATGCAAATGCCTCAACAATCCAGAAAATTCTTTGATTTGGCACAGCAGCATGCTTCCTCCCAAGACGGCCAGAATAGGAATCAAGCTGTTGAGCAGCAAGTTCTGAATCCAGTTCATCAGGCATATCTCCAGTTTGCTTTGCAGCAACAAAAGTCGGTTTTGGCGATGCAGTCACAACAAGTGGCTAAGATGGGAATGTTGGGCCCTGCAACTAGCAAGGATCAGGATGTGCGGATGGGAAATTTAAAAATGCAAGAACTCATGTCCATGCAGGCAGCTAACCAAGCTCAGGCATCATCATCCAAAATCTCATCTGAGAATTTTTCTCGTGGTGAAAAGCTAATGGAGCAAGCACAAGAGCAGGTCTCTGAACAGAGGAATGAGCAAAAGCCTCCAACCCAACCCCCTATCATTGGACAACTAATGGCTTCTAATGTTATAAGACCTATGCAGGCACCACAGCCTCAGCAGAGCATCCAAAATATAGCAAACAACCAGCTTGCAATGGCTGCTCAGTTGCAAGCAATGCAGGCATGGGCACATGAGCGCAACATTGATCTGTCACTACCTGCAAATGCAAACCTGATGGCACAGCTCATTCCACTCATGCAGTCAAGGATGGCTGCACAGCAAAAGGCCAATGAAAGCAGTGCAGGTCCACAGGCATCACCTGTTCCTGTATCAATGTCAAAGCATCAGGTTGGTTCTCCACCTGTTGCAAGTGAGAGTTCTCCACATGCTAATTCCTCTAGTGATGCATCTGGGCAGTCTGGCCCTCCTAAAGTGAGGCAGATTGTTCCATCTACCCCGTTTGGCCCAAGTTCCAATGCAGGGTTGGTTAGTAGCACTAACAACCTTGCAGGGCAGCAGCTCGCCTTTCACAGCAGAGAGAATCAAGTGCCTCCTAGAAAGGGGGTTGTGCTTGGAAATGGAATGCCTTCCATGCATCCCCCTCCGTCATCTGCAAACATGAGTCAAGGTGCAGATCAGACTTTGCCCGCAAAAAATGCATTAAATAGCCCAGAAAATTTACAAACGCAGCATATGAAGCAATTAAGTCGATCTTCTCTACAGTCTGCTGGCTCTTCTAATGATGGAGGATCAAGCAACCACTTCCCATCACTAGGTGGGCCTGGTGTCCAGATGGCACAACCACATGTTGGGTTCACTAAACAGCAATTACATGTTCTTAAAGCACAAATACTAGCATTTAGGCGACTGAAG AAAGGAGAAGGTACACTTCCTCAAGAGCTTCTTCGAGCTATTGCTCCACCACCTCTTGAGTTGCAGTTGCAGCAGCAATTACTTCCTGCAGGAGGAGTTAATCAGGATAGATCTGGTGGAAAATTTGCTGAGGACCAAGCAAGGCATTTGGAATCCAATGAAAAGAAATCTCAGGCAAAACCATCTGTTAGTGGACAGAATGTTGCAAAAGAGGAAGCTTTTGCGGGAGATGAAAAAGCAACTGTCTCAGCAAGTCACATGCAGGCCACAATAGCTGTGATAAAGGAACCCACAACTTCAGTGGCTGCTGGAAAAGAAGAGCAGCAAACTGCTACATTTTCTGTTAAGTCAGACCAGGAGGTGGAACGAAGTCTGCAGAAAACTCCTGTTAAAAGTGATATAACAGCAGACAAGGGAAAAGCTGTTGCACAACAGTTCCCTGTGGCTGATGCCGCGCAAGCAAAGAAACCTGCACAAGCAAGCACTCCACCCCAGTCAAAAGATGTTGTTTCTGCCAGAAAGTATCATGGACCATTATTTGATTTTCCATTTTTTACTAGGAAGCATGATTCGATTGGGTCATCAGGGATGATCAACACTAATAATAATCTAACATTGGCGTATGATGTGAAAGATCTTCTCTTTGAGGAAGGCATGGAAGTGCTTAAAAAGAAGAGGTCAGAAAATCTGAAGAAAATCAATGGTTTACTGGCAGTAAATTTAGAGAGGAAAAGGATTAGACCAGATCTTGTATTAcggttgcaaattgaagagaaaaagCTTAGGCTTTTAGATTTACAGGCACGCTTAAGAGATGAAGTAGATCAACAGCAGCAGGAGATAATGGCAATGCCTGACAGGCCATATCGGAAGTTTGTTCGGTTATGCGAGCGTCAACGGATGGAGCAAGCAAGACAAGTACAGGCCTCTCAAAAAGCCATGAGAGATAAACAATTGAAATCCATCTTCCAGTGGCGTAAGAAACTTCTTGAGGCTCATTGGGCCATCCGCGATGCACGAACTGCCCGCAACAGAGGAGTTGCCAAATACCATGAGAGAATGTTGAGGGAATTTTCTAAGAGGAAGGATGATGACCGGAATAAAAGGATGGAGGCATTAAAGAACAATGATGTTGAAAGGTATCGGGAAATGTTGCTGGAGCAGCAGACTAGCATCCCTGGTGATGCTGCTGAAAGATATACTGTTCTCTCATCATTCTTAACTCAGACAGAAGAATATCTTCACAAACTGGGAAGTAAAATAACAGCTGCCAAGAATCAACAGGAAGTAGAGGAGGCGGCAAATGCTGCAGCTACAGCTGCAAGACTACAG GGTCTATCAGAAGAAGAAGTAAGGGTAGCAGCAGCATGTGCTGGAGAGGAAGTAATGATAAGAAACCGATTTATGGAAATGAATGCACCCAGGGATAGTTCATCTGTTAGCAA ATATTACCATCTTGCTCATGCTGTCAATGAGAGGGTCATTAGGCAGCCCTCCATGCTACGAGCTGGAACCTTACGAGATTATCAGCTTGTAG GGTTGCAGTGGATGCTCTCCTTGTATAACAACAAATTAAATGGGATCCTGGCAGATGAGATGGGTCTTGGAAAGACTGTACAG GTGATGGCATTGATTGCTTATCTGATGGAATTTAAAGGAAATTATGGCCCACATCTTATAATTGTCCCTAATGCTGTTTTGGTAAATTGGAAG AGTGAGTTACATAACTGGCTGCCATCTGTATCATGCATTTTTTATGTTGGTGGAAAAGATCAACGTTCGAAATTATTTTCTCAA GAGGTTTCTGCAATGAAATTTAATGTTCTTGTGACAACTTACGAATTTATCATGTATGATCGGTCAAAACTTTCTAAGGTGGATTGGAAGTATATCATAATTGATGAAGCACAGAGAATGAAGGACAGGGAATCAGTTTTAGCCCGTGATCTTGATAGATATCGCTGCCAGAGGCGCTTACTTCTCACAGGGACACCATTACAG aATGATTTGAAGGAGCTTTGGTCACTTTTAAATCTACTTTTACCCGAAGTTTTTGATAATCGGAAAGCATTTCATGATTGGTTCTCAAAACCCTTTCAAAAGGAAGGTCCTACACATGATGCAGAGGATGATTGGCTTGAAACTGAAAAGAAGGTCATCATCATTCATCGCCTCCATCAAATTTTGGAGCCTTTTATGCTCAGACGACGTGTTGAAGATGTGGAAGGTTCACTTCCACCCAAG GTTTCCATTGTTTTGAGATGTAGAATGTCTGCTATTCAGAGTGCCATTTACGATTGGATCAAATCTACTGGTACTCTTCGAGTTGATCCTGAAGATGAGAAGCGCAGGGTTCAAAAAAATCCAATATACCAGCCTAAGGTGTATAAAACTTTAAACAACAGGTGTATGGAACTTCGGAAGGCTTGCAATCATCCTTTGCTAAATTATCCTTATTTTAATGACTTTTCCAAGGACTTCCTTGTCAGATCTTGTGGGAAATTGTGGATTCTGGATAGGATACTTATAAAACTTCAAAGGACAGGGCATCGGGTGCTACTTTTTAGTACAATGACAAAACTCCTTGATATTTTGGAGGAACACTTGCAATGGCGTCGTCTGGTATACAGGAGGATTGATGGAACAACTAGCCTGGAAGATCGAGAATCAGCTATTGTGGACTTTAATAGCCCTGATTCGGACTGCTTTATCTTCTTACTTAGCATTCGGGCAGCTGGAAGGGGTCTTAATCTTCAATCTGCTGACACAGTTATAATATATGATCCTGATCCAAACCCTAAAAATGAGGAACAGGCAGTGGCTAGAGCCCACCGAATTGGGCAGACAAGAGAGGTCAAAGTCATTTATATGGAAGCTGTTGTTGACAAAATTTCTAGCCATCAGAAAGAGGATGAATTGACAAGTGGAGGTATACTTGATCTAGAAGATGATCTTGCAGGTAAAGATCGATACATGGGATCTATTGAGAGCCTCATAAGGAATAATATTCAACAATATAAGATTGACATGGCTGATGAGGTTATCAATGCTGGACGCTTCGACCAAAGAACAACCCATGAAGAGAGGCGCATGACTTTGGAGACATTACTACATGACGAAGAGCGGTATCAAGAAACAGTTCATGATGTTCCATCGCTGCTAGAGGTAAATCGCATGATAGCAAGGAGTGAAGAtgaagttgaattatttgatcaaatggatgAAGAGCTGGATTGGACTGAGGAGATGACAAGCTATGACCAGGTACCTAAGTGGCTTCGAGCCAGTACGAGAGACGTGAGTGCTGCAGTTGCTAATTTATCAAAGAAACCATCAAAAAATATCTTGTTTGCTAGTGGTTTGGGTATGGAAACCAATGAAATGGAAACTGAAAGAAAAAGGGGGCGACCCAAGGGGAAAAAGTCTCCTAACTACAAAGAAATTGATGATAATGGGGAATACTCTGAGGCTAGTTCTGATGAGAGAAATGGATATTCTGCACATGAAGAGGAGGGAGAAATTAGAGAATTTGAAGATGATGAATCTAGTGGTGCTGTTGGGGCACCTCCCATCAGTAAGGACCAATCAGAAGATGATGTTCCAGTATGTGATGGTGGGTATGAAAGCACTAGAAATATCCAGATGGTAGAAGAAGGTGGTTCCTCTGGATCTTCCTCTGATAATCGAAGAATGACAAGAATGGTGTCTCCTGTTTCTTCACAGAAGTTTGGATCCTTGTCTGCATTAGATGCTAGACCAGGTTCTGTTACTAAAAAGCTG CCAGACGAATTGGAGGAAGGGGAAATTGCAGTGTCTGGAGATTCTCACGTGGATCACCAGCAATCTGGAAGTTGGATACATGATCGTGATGAAGGTGAAGATGAACAGGTTCTGCAACCTAAGATAAAACGAAAACGTAGTATTCGGGTTCGGCCGCGCCAGAACTTGGAAAGACCAGAGGAGAAGTCTGGCATTGAGGCACAACGTGGAGATTCATGTTTGATGCCATTCCAAGTGGACCATAAATATCTAGCACAGCTGAGGACTGATACTGAGATGAAAACATTTGGAGAGCCCGAAGCTTCCAGGCATGATCATAGTGAATCCTCAAAAAGCAGGAGAAACTTACCTTCAAGGAGAATAGCTAGCACATCAAAGTTGCATGCTTCGCCAAAGTCTAGCAGATTGAATGTACAGTGTGCTCCTGCAGAAGACTCTGAAAACTCCAGAGAGAATTGGGATGGCAAAGTTACAAATACAAGTGGGAACTCATTGTTGGGCTCTAAGATGTCAGATGTCATCCAGAGAAGG TGTAAGAATGTAATTAGCAAATTCCAAAGGAGGATAGACAAGGAAGGCCAACAAATTGTGCCTCTTCTAACTGATTTGTGGAAGAAGATAGAGAATTCTGGTTACATGAGTGGTGCTGGAAATAATCTTTTGGATTTGCGGAAGATTGAAATGCGTGTTGACAGATTAGAGTACAATGGAGTCATGGAGCTTGTGTTTGATGTACAATTTATGTTGAAGGGTGCAATGCAATTCTATGGGTTTTCACATGAG GTGAGATCTGAAGCAAGGAAAGTACATGATCTCTTTTTTGACATCTTGAAGATTGCATTTCCAGACACTGACTTCCGAGAGGCCAGAAGTGCACTTTCTTTTACTAGCCCCAGTTCCGCTCCATCCCCAAGACAGGCAGCTATAGGCCAAAGCAAGAGACACAGGTTAATAAATGAGGTAGAACCGGACAATAGTGCTACCCACAAGCCAATTCAACGAGGATCAATTCCTGCTGGTGATGACACGAGGGTCAAAGTCCACTTGCCGAAGGAAACAAGGCATGGGAGTGGTGGAAGTGGTAGTAGCCGGGAACAATATCAGCAGAATGATTCTCCACTGCATCCAGGGGAGTTGGTTATCCGCAAGAAGAAGAGGAAAGACAGGGACAAGTCCGTGGTGAAGTCGAGGACTGGATCAACTGGTCCAGTTTCTCCCCCTAGCATGGGTCGTAATATAATGAGTCCAGTTCCAGGTTCAGTCCCTAAGGAATTGAGAATGGGTCAGCAGAATTCCCATCAGCAAGGGTGGGCCAACCAACCTCAACCTTCAAATAATGGCGGTGGCGGTGGCGGCAGTGTTGGTTGGGCAAATCCTGTAAAGAGATTGAGGACAGATGCTGGTAAAAGAAGGCCAAGCCATTTATGA